A section of the Drosophila sechellia strain sech25 chromosome 3L, ASM438219v1, whole genome shotgun sequence genome encodes:
- the LOC6620693 gene encoding uncharacterized protein LOC6620693 isoform X8, with amino-acid sequence MNILNSRLKAFMPGTNMVFAVKWYIAFFFAASIFVMSCSGHGRLVEPPSRASAWRFGFQTPPDYNDHELYCGGLSRQWQRNGGKCGECGDAWDVPEPRPHEYGGHWGKGLIVRSYLPGSQMTIRVELTASHMGYFEFRICPNPNAKQSCLDKNVLSILNGSPSQPNKSDLDNRFYPRNGSCIYEILAQLPDFTCEHCVLQWRYVAGNNWGMCSNGIGAIGCGPQEEFRSCSDIALTTEYLHPYLGPISAPPTQSNGMPANTTHNSVNTQSDKLKYIFIILLLLILILVCLVVIRLKFHNHNSFCIQQFVNNLKKYLFWNSFQHNNFICDVFTPGNDKLGSRPSPLPRNKRLNNEVKNLVIETSTV; translated from the exons atgaatattttgaaTTCCCGACTTAAAGCATTTATGCCGGGAACGAACATGGTATTTGCAGTGAAATGGTACATTGCCTTCTTTTTTGCTGCTTCAATTTTTGTAATGTCGTGTAGTGGCCATGGCAGACTGGTCGAACCACCCAGTAGAGCATCAGCTTGGCGTTTTGGATTTCAAACACCACCAGACTATAATGACCATGAACTATACTGCGGAGGGCTTAGCCGGCAATGGCAAAGAAACGGCGGTAAATGTGGAGAATGTGGAGACGCGTGGGATGTTCCAGAACCACGACCCCACGAATATGGTGGCCACTGGGGAAAAGGCTTAATTGTGCGAAGCTATTTGCCTGGATCTCAAATGACGATTCGTGTAGAATTGACAGCTAGTCATATGGG ATATTTTGAGTTTCGAATATGCCCAAATCCAAATGCTAAGCAGTCATGCTTGgataaaaatgtattgtcAATTCTTAATGGATCTCCTTCTCAGCCAAATAAATCAGATCTAGATAACCGATTTTATCCTCGGAACGGAAGTTGCATATATGAAATTTTGGCACAGTTACCAG ATTTTACATGTGAACACTGTGTTCTGCAATGGCGTTATGTTGCAGGCAATAATTGGGGTATGTGTAGCAATGGTATAGGAGCTATTGGATGTGGTCCACAAGAAGAATTTCGTTCGTGCTCTGATATTGCCTTAACTACAGAATATTTGCACCCATATCTAGGTCCTATTAGCGCACCACCTACACAATCTAATGGAATGCCTGCGAACACGACACATAATTCTGTTAATACACAAAGTGACAAATTAAAGTATATTTTCATCATTTTACTGCTGTTAATACTAATATTAGTTTGCCTTGTTGTTATACGTTTGAAGTTCCACAATCACAACAGCTTTTGTATTCAACAATTTGTTAATaatcttaaaaaatatttattttggaatTCATTTCAACACAATAATTTTATATGTGATGTATTTACCCCTGGCAATGATAAATTAGGTAGCCGACCCAGTCCACTTCCACGAAATAAgagattaaataatgaagtaaAAAATTTAGTAATAGAAACAAGCACAGTATAA